From a region of the Theobroma cacao cultivar B97-61/B2 chromosome 8, Criollo_cocoa_genome_V2, whole genome shotgun sequence genome:
- the LOC18592397 gene encoding mitochondrial import receptor subunit TOM6 homolog, giving the protein MFPGMFMRKPDKAAALKQLKVHVAMFGVWVAVVRVTPYILHYLSDDKEELKLEF; this is encoded by the coding sequence ATGTTTCCAGGAATGTTCATGCGCAAACCAGACAAGGCGGCGGCCTTGAAGCAGCTGAAGGTACACGTGGCTATGTTTGGGGTGTGGGTAGCTGTGGTTCGTGTCACTCCTTACATTCTTCATTACCTCTCTGATGACAAGGAAGAGCTCAAGCTCGAGTTCTAG
- the LOC18592398 gene encoding chloroplast processing peptidase — MSYLRPCALYKTLITFPSLRWMPCQSWGFLRWPGLDGFLRFMVVALLWTTFSEIRFIPSSSMYPTLRVGDRIIVEKASYFFRSPAINDIVTFLAPEQEPGYGKDAVFIKRIVAKAGDLVQVHHGSLYVNGVAQNENFIAERPSYTSDLTYVPKGHVYVLGDNRNNSYDSHNWGPLPVEKILGRYVMCCYRPSNH; from the exons ATGAGTTACTTGAGACCCTGTGCTTTGTACAAGACTCTTATTACTTTCCCTTCGCTGAGATGGATGCCTTGCCAGAGCTGGGGTTTCCTTAGATGGCCAGGTTTAGATGGGTTCTTGAGGTTCATGGTGGTAGCTCTTTTGTGGACCACGTTTTCTGAGATTCGTTtcattccttcttcttctatGTACCCTACTCTTCGTGTTGGTGATCGAATCATCGTTGAGAAG GCCTCATACTTCTTCAGGAGCCCTGCCATAAATGATATTGTAACATTTCTCGCTCCAGAACAG GAGCCTGGATATGGGAAGGATGCTGTTTTCATTAAGAGAATTGTTGCAAAAGCTGGAGACTTGGTTCAG GTTCATCACGGCTCACTCTATGTCAATGGAGTTgcacaaaatgaaaatttcataGCTGAACGGCCATCATACACATCAGACTTAACA TATGTGCCTAAAGGTCATGTTTATGTGTTGGGGGACAACCGAAATAACAGCTATGACTCACATAATTG GGGGCCACTGCCTGTGGAAAAGATTCTTGGAAGATATGTGATGTGCTGTTACAGACCGTCAAACCATTGA
- the LOC18592400 gene encoding amino acid permease 3: MKMAENGAGKNHLQHNQVFDLSIDVLPQGGSKCFDEDGRLKRTGTVWTASAHIITAVIGSGVLSLAWATAQLGWVAGPAVMFLFSFVTYYTSTLLAACYRSGDPINGKRNYTYMDAVRSNLGGFKVKICGWVQYLNLFGVAIGYTIASSISMMAIKRSNCFHASGGKNPCHLNSNPYMIAFGIVEIIFSQIPGFDQLWWLSIVAAVMSFTYSTIGLGLGIAKVAETGKVRGSLTGISVGTVTQTQKIWRSFQALGDIAFAYSYSLILIEIQDTLKAPPSESKTMKKASLISVAVTTLFYMLCGCMGYAAFGDLSPGNLLTGFGFYNPFWLLDIANAAIVIHLVGAYQVYCQPLFAFIEKKAAEKFPDSEFITKDIKISIPGFRAYNLNLFRLVWRTLFVISTTLISMLLPFFNDIVGLLGALGFWPLTVYFPVEMYISKKKIPKWSTRWLCLQILSIACLIITIAAAAGSIAGVVLDLKSYKPFSTDY, translated from the exons ATGAAG ATGGCAGAGAACGGTGCTGGAAAGAACCACCTTCAACACAACCAAGTTTTTGACCTCTCCATTGATGTGCTTCCTCAAGGCGGCTCCAAATGCTTTGATGAAGATGGTCGTCTCAAGCGAACTG GAACTGTATGGACCGCAAGTGCTCATATTATTACAGCTGTGATTGGTTCTGGTGTCCTATCCCTGGCTTGGGCCACTGCTCAGCTTGGATGGGTTGCTGGTCCAGCCGTGAtgtttttgttctctttcGTAACTTACTACACCTCTACTCTTCTTGCTGCCTGTTACCGCTCTGGTGACCCTATCAATGGCAAGAGAAATTACACTTACATGGATGCTGTCCGATCGAATCTtg GTGGGTTTAAAGTCAAGATATGCGGGTGGGTTCAATACTTGAACCTTTTTGGAGTTGCCATTGGATACACAATTGCATCATCAATCAGCATGAT GGCTATCAAAAGGTCTAATTGCTTCCATGCCAGCGGTGGCAAAAATCCATGCCACTTGAATAGCAACCCTTATATGATTGCTTTTGGTATTGTTGAAatcattttctctcaaattccTGGCTTTGATCAATTATGGTGGCTCTCCATTGTTGCTGCTGTCATGTCCTTCACTTACTCAACAATTGGACTCGGTCTTGGAATTGCTAAAGTAGCAG AAACTGGAAAAGTTAGGGGAAGCCTGACCGGAATAAGTGTTGGAACCGTTACTCAAACCCAAAAGATATGGAGGAGCTTCCAGGCACTTGGAGACATAGCTTTTGCCTATTCTTACTCCCTCATCCTCATTGAAATTCAg GACACACTCAAGGCTCCACCATCAGAATCCAAGACAATGAAAAAGGCATCTTTGATAAGTGTTGCAGTGACAACCCTCTTCTACATGTTGTGTGGTTGCATGGGCTATGCTGCTTTTGGAGACTTGTCCCCTGGAAACCTTCTCACTGGTTTTGGATTCTATAACCCATTCTGGCTTCTTGACATTGCTAATGCTGCCATTGTAATTCACCTCGTCGGTGCGTACCAAGTTTACTGCCAACCCCTTTTTGCCTTCATTGAGAAAAAAGCAGCAGAAAAGTTCCCAGATAGTGAGTTCATCACCAAAGATATCAAGATCTCTATCCCAGGCTTCCGCGCCTACAATCTCAACCTCTTCCGATTGGTTTGGAGGACACTATTTGTGATCTCAACAACTTTGATCTCTATGCTTCTTCCCTTCTTTAATGATATTGTCGGACTCCTTGGGGCTCTTGGATTCTGGCCCCTCACAGTTTACTTCCCAGTTGAGATGTACATTTCAAAGAAGAAGATACCAAAGTGGAGCACAAGATGGCTCTGCCTCCAAATCCTCAGCATTGCTTGCCTTATTATCACTATAGCCGCAGCTGCCGGTTCTATCGCAGGGGTTGTTCTTGATCTCAAGTCATATAAGCCCTTCTCGACCGATTACTAG